The Luteolibacter sp. Y139 DNA window ACAAGAAGGTCTACGCCGATACCCTCGTGACCAAGGGGATCTTCGGGGTGACGCGCAATCCGCTCTACGTCGGCAACCTGCTGGCCGCCGCCGGCATTCTGGTGGTCCACAATCATCCGATGGTTTACCTGATCGCGGGCCTGTTCACGCTGGTCTCCTACCAGGCGATCGTGCTCACCGAGGAACGCTTCCTGCGGAACAAGTTCGGCGAGGAATTCGAGCAATACTGCCGTGAGGTTCCACGCTGGCGGCTGAAACTTTCCAGGCTCCGCGGAGCCACCGACGGGATGACTTTCCAATGGGGGAAAGTGATCCTGAAGGACTACAGCACCTGCTGCACGTGGGTGGTGATCACCACGCTGCTCTTCATGTATGAGGGCTACCTCTACGGCGGTGGAACCGGCTCCGGCCGCCTGATCATCGGCGCCATCCTGCTTGCCGGTGCAGGTGCCTTCAGTCTGGTGGTCCACTCGATCAAGAAGAGCGCCTCGCGGAAGCGTGCCGCCCAAGCCTGAGCCGGTCGCCGGAAAAGGAGCCCGGGCGCGAAACGGGGCTTGGAATGTCCGGCGGGGAAAGCAGTCTCCGGCCCGTGCCCAGGAGACCAACCGATGTCCTGAAAATCTTCGCCTATGTGGCTGCCGCGCTCGCCTGTGGCGCGCTGCTGGCCCCGTGGCTTTATCAGGCTGGCAAGAACCTGGCTGAGGCCAAGCCGGCATCCGGTCCGCTCAAGTTCCTGGCGTCCGCTGCCGGGCGTGCGGATTTCCCGACGTTCTTCAACCGTGGCACCCTGCTTTCAGCGCTGGTCCTCATCTTCCCGCTGACCCGCTGGCTGCGTGCCGGTCAGACAGGGGTCCGCTATCGCGACACGCCGTGGTCGCTGCGCCGCCCGGACGAGAGCGTGGTGCTGGACCAGGGGCAGCCGCTGCGGCGGAATCCGCGGGGCTGGCGGCAGCTTGGCATGGGATTCCTGCTCGGTGCGGGTCTACTGCTGCTTGGCGGCTGGGGCATGGAGCAGGCGGGGTTTTTCGTGTGGAAGGACGCGGCGTTTTCCACGCAAGGGGTGCCGAACAAGTTTGTGGGCAGGGTCGAGCTGCTCAAGGCGTTCAAGACCGTGTTGCCCGGGGCGATGATTGTGGCATTGATCGAGG harbors:
- a CDS encoding methyltransferase family protein; translated protein: MNLVYLWGSFLFKYRNTVFPVFLAILFVIFPPVLYGGTLDSDLRLDLVGIGLCALGQIIRGAVIGFAYIKRGGLNKKVYADTLVTKGIFGVTRNPLYVGNLLAAAGILVVHNHPMVYLIAGLFTLVSYQAIVLTEERFLRNKFGEEFEQYCREVPRWRLKLSRLRGATDGMTFQWGKVILKDYSTCCTWVVITTLLFMYEGYLYGGGTGSGRLIIGAILLAGAGAFSLVVHSIKKSASRKRAAQA
- a CDS encoding CPBP family intramembrane glutamic endopeptidase, which codes for MPRRPTDVLKIFAYVAAALACGALLAPWLYQAGKNLAEAKPASGPLKFLASAAGRADFPTFFNRGTLLSALVLIFPLTRWLRAGQTGVRYRDTPWSLRRPDESVVLDQGQPLRRNPRGWRQLGMGFLLGAGLLLLGGWGMEQAGFFVWKDAAFSTQGVPNKFVGRVELLKAFKTVLPGAMIVALIEETLFRGVLLGIFLRALKAVPAIVLLSLLFAFVHFLKPPDGVKIVNPGAAGAGFELLGMILSQYAEPLSLISRFTLLAMVGGTLAYARYRTASLWLPLGIHFGWIVGVGLFKAATWPVVGLPESAHWWVGASLLEGVLPLGIVAITGVIVHFVTLSPRRASQA